The Polluticoccus soli sequence GTGGCTTTCGAAGCGGCCTCAGCCGTATTATTGCCCACCGCTTTAGCACCCTTCTTCACTTTTTGCTTCACCTCCTGCGCAGGCGCGTAGTAGCTCAGGCTTAAAAACAAGGCTACTGCCGGTAGCCAGATGATCTTCTTCATAAGATGTGATAATTATACTGACAGGAGCAAAAAAGCTATGCCAGTAAGGCGCTAAGCGCCTATCGTCACACCGCCTTCAGCATCCATGTAGCCTGTATCTTGGGGGGAGGCTCTTTGCTATTGCGCCATTCTTCGGGAAGGACTTTTAGCACCTGAGGCAGCACACTCAGCTTTTCATTGTCAGGCACAGCCTCCTTCACCACTTCAAAACCTTGCGCGTTGAAGAACTCAGCTGCAGCTTCATAGCCGTCAAACTTATTCTCCTCTACGTTGTGTTGCTCCATAAAAGCCGCTTCACTTTTACTTTGGGGTAGTTCTGCGCGCATCTCTGTAGAACGTTTAACATAGATGTCGGCGGTTATCCAGCAGCCACCTCGTTGCTTCAATACGTTATGGATGGTTTGACACAAGCGCACTTTCTCCTCCATGTTCAGGTACATCAACAGCCCTTCGTTCACTATATTGACCGGTCCGTCAAACCGTGAGACAACGGCATTGAATGCATCCTCATCCAAAGCATTCAGCGGCTGCAGCTCCAGCTTGCCTTGTAGCATTTCCTTATTCAACCCAAGATGGTCGATCATTTGCTGCTTATCTGCTATTACTTCGGGCAGGTCGGTGTCGATATAGTGTATCGTTTGGTCTTTGGCGCATAGGTCCAGTCCACGCAACGAATAACCCGACGATAATTCGAGAATATTCTTTATATCCGTTTGCTGCAACAACTGGTCGATACTCCAGTAGCGGCTTTCAAAATGCATCACGCGTATCCAGAACCAAAAGTCTTTCTCATCAAAGTTCAGATCAAAAATCTCGGGGCCCTGCATCAAGGCTGCTGTCTGCTGTGCATAAGGTATGTTCGTATAACCTTTCATCAGCAAAAGCGATTTTGCCGATGGACTGATGCTGCTATAATCTTTTGGGTCTTGCATATTGAATTCGAATCCTGCACCAAATTTATCTAATAATCCCTTGTCAACCCGTCCTCTTATCAACCGGTGTTTGCAACTCATGTTTTGTCGATGTAAATTCATTCAACAACAGAGAGTTCTGTATGAAAACTATTTTGCCGGTCATTGTTATTGCGCAGTTCTTTTGCACCTCGCTGTGGTTTGCCGGCAATGCTGTTATCACCGACATCGCCCGCGAATTGCAGGTAGGACAAGATTATCTTGCCCATATTGCCAGCGCAGTACAATTCGGGTTTATAACAGGCACACTGGTCTTTGCTGTATTCAGCATCTCCGACAGGTTCTCCCCCAGCCGCGTGTTCTTTATATGCTCGCTAATCGCTGCTGCTGTAAATACGCTGGTCACGCTTAATGGTATCAACGCCGGCCAGTTAATACTTTTTCGTTTTCTGACTGGCTTCTTCCTTGCTGGTATTTATCCGGTAGGCATGAAAATAGCTTCCGACCATTACCAACAAGGCCTTGGAAAATCGCTGGGTTTTCTTGTGGGGGCACTTGTCTTGGGTACGGCTTTCCCACACCTACTCAAGAGCATTGGCGCCGCCTTACCCTGGCAATATGTTATTTACGCTACCTCGCTACTGGCGGTCGTTGGCGGTGTTGCCCTGATGCTGCTAGTTCCCGATGGCCCGCATCGCGCACCAGCCGCAAAGTTCAAGATATCATCTTTCCTACAAGGCTTTCGCAATAACGAGATGAAGGCCGTAGCCCTGGGATATTTTGGTCACATGTGGGAGTTGTATGCCTTTTGGGTCTTCGTACCAGTCATACTCGCCGCTCATAACAGCTATCACCCCGAGTCGGCTATAAACGTTCCTCTATCATCATTCTTCATTATAGCCTCC is a genomic window containing:
- a CDS encoding class I SAM-dependent methyltransferase produces the protein MSCKHRLIRGRVDKGLLDKFGAGFEFNMQDPKDYSSISPSAKSLLLMKGYTNIPYAQQTAALMQGPEIFDLNFDEKDFWFWIRVMHFESRYWSIDQLLQQTDIKNILELSSGYSLRGLDLCAKDQTIHYIDTDLPEVIADKQQMIDHLGLNKEMLQGKLELQPLNALDEDAFNAVVSRFDGPVNIVNEGLLMYLNMEEKVRLCQTIHNVLKQRGGCWITADIYVKRSTEMRAELPQSKSEAAFMEQHNVEENKFDGYEAAAEFFNAQGFEVVKEAVPDNEKLSVLPQVLKVLPEEWRNSKEPPPKIQATWMLKAV
- a CDS encoding MFS transporter, whose protein sequence is MKTILPVIVIAQFFCTSLWFAGNAVITDIARELQVGQDYLAHIASAVQFGFITGTLVFAVFSISDRFSPSRVFFICSLIAAAVNTLVTLNGINAGQLILFRFLTGFFLAGIYPVGMKIASDHYQQGLGKSLGFLVGALVLGTAFPHLLKSIGAALPWQYVIYATSLLAVVGGVALMLLVPDGPHRAPAAKFKISSFLQGFRNNEMKAVALGYFGHMWELYAFWVFVPVILAAHNSYHPESAINVPLSSFFIIASGSISCVMGGYLSQYFGPKKVATAALLISCLCCLVSPLILLTSSSLLLLIFLFIWSMAVIADSPLFSTLVATSAPARVKGSSLTIVTCMGFAITIVSIQLVGALRTPENAGYIYTLLAVGPILGLIALIKKSAKTERKPQPESLSTPPSPYR